From Punica granatum isolate Tunisia-2019 chromosome 1, ASM765513v2, whole genome shotgun sequence:
TTATCCGCTAGCTCATCAGCAGCATCTTCCTGCAATCATCAAGGAGCATTATACTTGAGAGCGAATAACAAGGGAGCGTACCCTAAGATTTTACTTCGATTGCTCTTGTTCAGTGAataagagtttttttttgggggggggggacaACTAATCGAGAGCCTGAACCGTTGCATTAGAGATAACAGTTAAACACATTATCGATATGTACTAAGCTGTAGAATCTCATGCATCCCAAGGGGAAAAGCCACTTCCAAATCCGACACAGTAGAAACAGGAAATCCCAACAGAATTAGAAGTAAGATTTCACCATATTTGGGAAAATTGTTTCCAAGCTGCCTTCCGTACAAGATTGTCAATTTCATCATGAAAACAGGGTGAAGAGGAACCACAAAATCATAAGGAAATCAATTCAAGTTGCTGAGGACTTTGTTGTACTGGCCATTGTAGGCCAGTACAACAAGACTTCATTTGGGTGAGGACTTTGTTGTGATGTATCTGCTGGACCGCATAGCATCTAACTGGTCATTGAGAAAGCTCTAACCAAGTCCATCGACTTGCCAGCTTATGTCCCGATGGTTTACTCAACTTCTCTCACCAAAACGATATGGGACTAGCAAAGTTCTAAAATTCCATCTGTCCATGCATTTGAGTGtaaatggaaaaggaaattCTACTAAGAATGGCACTGACTGAGCAAAACATAACGGAGAACATATAACAGGTAATCATCCCACAATGTTTTCCGCTGCATTCCCAGCATTGAAGAAATGGAACTACAGTTTTACCACACACCAAATAGACCATACCTATAAAAGTGAGATCAAAGGCAGCTGTTGTTTTTAAGTGCTTTCAAAAGCTCAAAGGAAGAAACGCTTCTTGCTTACTTCTAGAGCGAACAATAGCATAAGGAACTAACGGATAATTTATCAGGTTAAAAGACCCCACAATCACAAGAAGATATACGAAAATCTTCAATATGCACAAGCGAAAACTTGTAAAGCATATACCGGCAGGGACTAAATTTAAAGCAAACAATATTCTCCGATATAGCAAGAGACCTACCTGAGGACATCGACCGCCCGAATGGGCAACAAACTTTGCGTGTGGAATCGCATTTGAGATTCGATTCCCCTCCTCGCTCCATTCGTTGGAGTAACTGCTGGACCAAAGAACTTGAATTGGCGTCTTGCTCAACTCCTCCAAACCGCCCCATTCAGCAACATCAAAGCTGCTATTCAACTTCCTTCCCATCCCAAGAACTGCTCTTCTTCCATCTCTTTCTTTAAGAAGAACTCTATGTGCCTCGGCATCTAAACTACTCATGCCCTTCTTGCAGAACGAGTCAATCAGCCTATTATACAAGTAAGAGACCCCCAACACAGCATCCCCCACAACAGGCATCGAGAGGACCCACAGGGGCAGTGTGGGATTCGGTGCGGTGTCGATCAGAGTCACACTCCTTACAAGACCTAAGCTGCTCAGGACCCAATTGGCACTCATTGACAAAGCTGTGTCATGAAGGACCAAATGAACAGGAGCCAACCCCATGGTCTGGATCACCTGAGTCAGGACCCTGCCCATTTCTTCGGAGCCCAATTCAAGCACCTTCACACTCTTCCTACGAGAAATGCGGGGCTTATCGAGCTCCTGGTACGGCATCTGCCCGGTCTCGATTATCTGATCAAATGCCCAGAACACACCCTTCTCCTTTATGTCACCATACACATCCCAAAACCTCCCCAAAGCCCCAACTTCCACCTCTTCCTCCACGACAACGGACTTATCGGAGAACCCACTTCCGGGCAAATCTATGGCGACTACATGGACACCTTTGGAGCTCAAAGACTCAATAACACTCCTAAAGGAATAAGAACTCACGCCGAGTCCGTGTATTAGCAGCACGTTCACGCCCCCAATCGGGCCTTTCTCGACCGCAAAGACCTCGACGGGGCTCGAATCCGGAAAAGTCTGGATCTTTACGAACCGGCCCTTCGCGAAATGGTGGCGAAGCGGGTCGGGGAGGCTGAGGAACCAGGACTTGGGGTCTGGAGGGGAGGGAGAGTAGAAAGAGGCGAACAGGAAGGTGATCAAGGAGACAGTGAGAGTGAAGTAACACCAGAAGACGAACGGATTCGCCGGCGGGGATTGTAGGGTCGGTGGCGTTGTTGGGTCTTGTTGTTTCGGTCTCTTCTGCTCAGGCTCTGGTCTTGTCTGAGGTTCCTGTCTTACTTCTTCTTCCGGCATCTCCGTTATGATCGCCATTCTCGGCTCTCAGCTGTTGCAGCAGCGATGTGCTGTATCAAGCTTGAATCATTTCAATGGCGGAAGAATCAAAGGCTTCACCTTTGATGAGCAAAAACTGTCAAAAGATCTGAAAGAATCAGTAAAGTTAGCCTTTTTCGCTTTTCCGGGCAAAGCTTTGAGCGTTTGACGACACAGAAACGACGGCGCTTCAAGTCAATGGTGAGGACTGAGGAGGAAAGGAAAGGGCCGAGACCCGAAGATGTctgattttcaaaaatggtcctccttttattttaattatcaaattaGACCTTCATGCTTGCTAACATTGTTTAATAAAGTCCCCCTCTCATGTGAAGTATTATGAATCCAACTTTCATATGGTAAGCTATTCTAGAATGTAAAGCACTTCAACCAGAGAAAGCAGGTATTGTATAACATATACATCTACACTTGAATCAAAATTCTATCATAAATGAAActtcttatattttattattcttttttgttttaataagATCATAAGTTTAGATTACAATATATTCACCTTTGCAAGTAGAGACCCGGACGATTCTTCTAATTTATTCAATGGTATTGGACTggaatttgagaaatttttggaataaaagtgatgcattgctactACTAATTCATGCTATTTTGCACCCTCTTCATCCCTCTTAGGATATAAGGAGCATTATATATCTCTTATTTCTCAAATTGAAAGTGTTCTTGGACTCCTAGGTCAGATAACCCTTATGTCCGTGCCTTAGGCCATTTTGGATTATGTTCTAACAACCATTCCAAGTATATTCTAATAATCATTCTTTGCATATCTTTTGGGGTCATCTAATATCTCATCATTTTCTTAGTAATATTAtcattatcaatatatatatatcaattcaaCTTTTGATTTCATCACTTCTAGAAAAAGGTTAGAAAGCACATTGAAATCACACCAAATAAACGTTAAAATGAGAATTAATCTCAACTAATAAACTGAGAATATCTCGTGATCTTATTGAAAAAGGGAAATGAATGGGGCGATAAAATGGGAAGTTTCCAAATTTCGGAGGGTGAAAGTAAAATTATCTAAAATTTCTTCCAAACCTCAAGCCAGCCACTGCGAGCCGAGCTCGCTGTTTTCTTatcccctctctccctctttcgCCATTGTTGAAGTTGCAGAGAGAGCTTGGAGCCGACCGATACGATGCATTCTCTGCGATCGCCCGCCTTGCGCCCTCTCTCCCTATACCCCAACGCAGCCTTCTCATCATCTTCCCACTCGCTCCGCTTCTTCACTCGCAAGCTGCCGATCTTCCGGGACCCCAAGCTTTGGCCAAGCTCTTCCACCAGACCTTTGATTTCCATCGCCAATTGCAGCTCCATCACCGCCAAGCCTTCCTCGGAGATCCACCGGAGCAACCGGGGCGGGTCGGAGTCCGACGAGAAGCTCCGGGCTCTGCGCGAGCTCTTCACGAAGCCTAACGTCGAGATCGATGCTTATATCGTCCCTTCTCAGGACGCTCACCAGGTTGCTCAGCCTTAGGGACTTCCAGCTATGTGACAGTGTGTTTCTTTGACATCAACCTCTGATGCTTGTTGCGGTTTTGGCTCTGCAGAGTGAGTTCATAGCTGAATGTTACATGAGGAGGGCCTATATATCGGGTTTCACTGGCAGTGCTGGGACTGCCGTCATCACGAAGGATAAAGCAGCTCTGTGGACAGACGGGCGGTACTTTCTTCAGGTCTGTATAAGAAGTTGATCGCTTCATTGAGTTGCTAACTGTGAAGTATAAGATTTTTGTGGGTATGAGGGAACTTGGAAGCTGGGATTTGGTGGACTGAGTATGCAGGTGGTAGACGAGAAGAACAATTAAGCAGTGACTGGTAGAATTAAGGAATCGCCAATCTGTAGATATCATAGTGGCAATTTAAAGGATTTGAACATTCCCTGTTTGTCGTCATCGTTAACTCTCATGAGTAGGTTATTCTGCTGCCTGTATCTCTTGAGGTACTTTCTGGCTCAGGAGCGAAGTTATCCTATTTAATGTCCTTGCTTCGATTGCAGGCGGAGAAGCAACTGAGCCCCAGTTGGATTCTCATGCGGGCTGGTAATTTGGGAATTCCTACTCCCTGTGAATGGCTAAATGATGTGCTAGCCCCAGGCTGCAGAGTTGGCATTGATCCTGTAACTTACACCTTGCTTCCTTTGTTCTCTCTGGTTTTATATTTTCTCGTCCAGCTCAGAGCGCCCAATTTTTAAAGATGGCTGTAGTACTATATTGAATTGCACGAGTTTAAGAACGGGGTTCTCTCTTTGTTATCATTCGCGGATTTTAAAAGTTTTGgttaaatttctaaaaattttacctAGGTTTCATTGGTATAAGAACTTCAATCTACGTTTGCATTTGCATTTCACACTATGAATGATACTATCCCTTCGTCTGATGCCTGCTTATCTTTGGTATTGTGAAGTGAGCAGTTTCTTTTCTCATCTGATGCTGCGGCGGAATTGAAGGAGGCCATTGCTAAGAAGAATCATGAGTTGGTTTCGCTGTACAATTTGAATTTGGTGGATGAAATATGGAAAGGAACGAGGCCAAGGCCCCCAAACAAACCAATCAGAGTACATAACCTTAAGTATGCCGGTTTAGATGCAGCATCAAAACTCTCTTTCCTAAGGGCTGAAATTGTTGGTGCCGGTGCATCTGCAATTATTATTTCAATGCTTGATGAAGTGGCTTGGCTGTTGAACTTGGTAATATTTTCTGGCCATCATGTTAAATCTTCTTACCAGTTGGGTGTCACTTCTTTCAACTCTCTTTGTTACCATTTTGTCTTCCTCCCGATTAAATGATTGGATTTGGTTTTGCAGAGAGGAAGTGATGTTCCACATTCACCTGTCATGTATGCATACTTACTTGTGAGGATTGATTCGGCGAAATTGTTCATTGATAGTGCAAAAGTGACTCCAAAAGTGATGGCCCACTTGAAGAATGCAGGCGTAGAGTTGAGGCCATATGATACAATTCTATCTGAAATAGAAGGGTAGGTTCTTTTATAGGTAACTGATGATGGAATGTTCGTTGGAGTGCATATTATGTGTCTGTGATGCAGTTGCACATTGCTATAATCATGTCCTACATGTGACATTGATGTGCCATAATTACTGAATATGCAATTCTCTTTTCAGTTTGGCAAAGGAAGGGGCTAACCTCTGGTTGGATACATCATCTGTAAATGCTGCGATTGTCAACACTTACAAGTCTGCTTGTGAGAAGTATTTTCGGGGGAATGGGaataaaaagagtaaaaagaGTAAGATGAGGCCATCTGATGGTTCCACGAGTCAGTCAAAGGTACCGACTGGAGTTTATAGGATGTCCCCTATCTCTTTGGCCAAGGCAGTTAAAAATGATGCTGAGCTAGACGGGATGCGTAATTCTCATTTAAGGTATGTTGTTTGTCCAATGATTTGTTTTTATTGCGGCTCCAAGTATGATTAAGTTTTAGCATTAGTTGGTGCAAGTTTTTTTAATCCTGCAGTCCATTGTGCaatgtctctctctttttgcaaaTCTTCCCTGGTACATGAGGGACCACTAGAGCTTTCTTTTTAGATGTTTGTATATGCCTTTGTTGTCTTATTAATTCTTTGTGCTACGATGTTTGATTTTTGTATTAGCATTGTGgtgaaataattaatattccTACTGTCCTCTGTGTAGTTTATTGGACCTTAAGGGGAAGCTAAAGATATGAACTTTGTTTATGCAGGGATGCAGCTGCTCTAGCGCAGTTCTGGGTTTGGCTGGAGAATGAAATTATGAACGGTACAAAATTAACAGAGGTAGAAGTTGCAGACAAACTTCATGAATTTCGTTCTAAGCAGGCTGGTTTCATCGACACAAGCTTTGACACTATTAGTGGTATTTTACTCCtccattttcttgaaaatatgTCTAACTGCTATTCTGATGGATATTTTCACGTGAGAACAGAGTAGTCACTCATTTCCATATTGACAATTATCACTCTCGGCACACGGATGCTCATTGTTCATCTTATTGCAGGTTCTGGCGCAAATGGTGCAATCATACACTACAGAGCTGAACCAGGTAATTGCAGTGTTGTGGACGCAGAGAAGCTCTTTCTACTAGACAGTGGAGCTCAATACATCGACGGTACAACCGATATAACTAGAACAGTACATTTTGGCGAACCAACTCCACGACAAAAAGAATGCTTCACTCGAGTTCTACAGGTGCTGTCTTGAACCATGGTGATAATGGAGACGATGGAAAGTTTGATAAATAGCTGTAACCAGTGAAATTCTATTCAAATTGATTTTATTGAATGACGTACATTTGCCGACTCTATTACCAGATTGTATCATATTTAGGATTTTGCCCTCTACTTGAAGAAACATTTGAGATTTTGCCTAGTACATCTGTCACTCGTACCTTGCGGAGGTTCTATGCCTCCCCCTATATGTAATATCATGAGTGTTTCTTATTGCAGGGTCACATAGCCCTTGATCAGGCAGTGTTTCCTGAAAACACCCCTGGCTTTGTGTTGGATCCATTTGCCCGGTCCTCTCTCTGGAAGATTGGGCTTGACTATCGACACGGTATGTACCATCTACATGTAATATATTAACGAGTTTACTCAGGGATGTGTTTAATTTCATATCTACCTTCCATGCACCAGGCACTGGGCATGGTGTGGGAGCTGCACTAAATGTCCATGAAGGACCTCAGAGTATTAGCTACCGATATGGAAATTTGACTTCCTTACAGAAAGGCATGATTGTGAGCAACGAACCCGGCTATTATGAAGATCATGCTTTTGGGATCCGTATTGAGGTATTACATCTGCTGAACTTTTTAGAGCAAATTTATTGGGCTAAACTTGAATAGCTTATAGGAAGGAAGCAACTTTTCATTGCCTTCATGTGGGATCTAGTTGGCTTGTTCCCTCTATCCCGAGTAATTAGGATGGgtcttttcattttataattgGAAAGGTTTTATTCAGATTTGCACGacattttgttgtgtagtatcTCTGTTGCATCTAATAGAGGTCCTCTCTtagatatttaatatttttctttacttATTATTTTTGGGAAACTTCTTCTATTGACTCATGAAATACATGCCATTGTTTATGATGCAAACTCTTTGCTCGTATTTTATCACAAAACATAGGCTAGAACTTTGGCGTAACAGTTGAAATCCTCTCTTCCATGCAGAATCTTCTGTGTGTTGTTGAGGCTGAAACTCCGAACAACTTTGGAGGACTTGTGTATCTTGGATTTGAGAAACTCACATTCGTACCTATTCAGGTACATTACGATACAACTTCTTAGCAGCTGCTCTCTATCGCTGCTAAGAAATTTTTAACAAGTTTTGACGTGAAGCAGATGGAGTTGAAGATTTGAACTCTCTCTAATTTCAGCATTTACAGTTCTACTGCTTCCTGGGAAAACTTAATATGTTAGCTTCGGAATGATTTTTGATGTACTTCTGTGATGTGAATGCAGACCAAAATGATCGACTTATCCTTGCTTTCCACAGCTGAGGTCAATTGGGTGAATGATTACCACGCACAGGTCTGGGAAAAGGTACGCCCAATCCAAAATCCAACCAGTCAAAAATTACGTCTTCGGTATTAATAATACTAGCATTTGTGTACTAAATGTTTCGAGAAAATGGGTCTTTGAATTGTAGGTTTCATCCTTGCTGGATGGTTCTGCTCGTCAGTGGCTTTGGGACAACACAAGGCCCGTCCAAAAGCAGTGATAAAGTCTCTGGGTTGTTTTCAGCTTGAGAGGAGTCCGAGGAGTTGTCGATGTTACGTAAAACCTATAACTTGTATACTCAATTTCGTGGCTAGTGAAGGGTTAGTAGTGGGTTGAAAGTATAGTTTTTTCATAATGAGTTGAGCTATCGAAAGTCACCAGGCGAAGCTTATCAAGCTCGTCTTCCGGTCTTTGCTCTTAAGGCTTCCATCTTGGTATTCTTCCTTCTCAAGCTTCCTTCTTTTTCACCCCTACCTCAGCAACGCGCAGAATGGTAtgcaagaaaacaaaatagaaaCGGGAGAATCAAACGAAAACAGGAGGCATGAAAGATATCCTAACTCGAACAAAGATCCAAAATGACTATTGGGACTCCACTGAGTCAGTCCACGAACTTGATAATCCATACCAAAACGCAGTTCTTAGGTAGAAGTCTCTTAACAGTTTGGTGGTAtgatctttatatatatatatatatatatacatacatacatatatgtatatatactagCCGTGAAATCCATGCATTATATGGAATATAACTTGAACTTGTGCTCTCCATATAGGTTCGTATTGATTACTACACAACTATCATTAAGGgtctaataaaagaaaatacgtcatgagaaaaaatgtaataaagaGTGGAATTACCATTTATGATTAGgacttaaaaaagaaaaggtgtcATGTCAGAGAGAGAAATTGTCATGTTAAAAACAAAAAGTGTAATAAAGAGCAGAACTACCATTTATGGttgaagagaaaaaatatCATATAAGATATGGAGCGAAACTGCTAGGAAAGTGTCATTAGAGAGAGGAAGTGAAATAGAGAGTGCAATTACCATTTATGATTTATGAGAGAGAGTGTCATGTAAGAGAGAGAGCGAAACTTTCATTTAAGATTAATGAGAGAGAAAGCGTCATGTTAAAAAGAGAAAGTGGAATACAAAGTACAACTACTATTTATGATTTAAGAGAGAGTAATTTAAGAGAGAGAACATAACCATCATTTATGGTTTATAAGAGAGAAAGTGTGATGTTACACTAAAGCCTAAATAGTAGTTACCCTCTCTAT
This genomic window contains:
- the LOC116191007 gene encoding protein AUXIN RESPONSE 4, which encodes MAIITEMPEEEVRQEPQTRPEPEQKRPKQQDPTTPPTLQSPPANPFVFWCYFTLTVSLITFLFASFYSPSPPDPKSWFLSLPDPLRHHFAKGRFVKIQTFPDSSPVEVFAVEKGPIGGVNVLLIHGLGVSSYSFRSVIESLSSKGVHVVAIDLPGSGFSDKSVVVEEEVEVGALGRFWDVYGDIKEKGVFWAFDQIIETGQMPYQELDKPRISRRKSVKVLELGSEEMGRVLTQVIQTMGLAPVHLVLHDTALSMSANWVLSSLGLVRSVTLIDTAPNPTLPLWVLSMPVVGDAVLGVSYLYNRLIDSFCKKGMSSLDAEAHRVLLKERDGRRAVLGMGRKLNSSFDVAEWGGLEELSKTPIQVLWSSSYSNEWSEEGNRISNAIPHAKFVAHSGGRCPQEDAADELADNIFELVSSIPKTVRKVEEEHLPEHIQKMSDEATSKDDHNHHHQGHGAQDHHHGHGHSHMGGAGGYMDAYGLGGGWAE
- the LOC116192335 gene encoding aminopeptidase P2 — encoded protein: MHSLRSPALRPLSLYPNAAFSSSSHSLRFFTRKLPIFRDPKLWPSSSTRPLISIANCSSITAKPSSEIHRSNRGGSESDEKLRALRELFTKPNVEIDAYIVPSQDAHQSEFIAECYMRRAYISGFTGSAGTAVITKDKAALWTDGRYFLQAEKQLSPSWILMRAGNLGIPTPCEWLNDVLAPGCRVGIDPFLFSSDAAAELKEAIAKKNHELVSLYNLNLVDEIWKGTRPRPPNKPIRVHNLKYAGLDAASKLSFLRAEIVGAGASAIIISMLDEVAWLLNLRGSDVPHSPVMYAYLLVRIDSAKLFIDSAKVTPKVMAHLKNAGVELRPYDTILSEIEGLAKEGANLWLDTSSVNAAIVNTYKSACEKYFRGNGNKKSKKSKMRPSDGSTSQSKVPTGVYRMSPISLAKAVKNDAELDGMRNSHLRDAAALAQFWVWLENEIMNGTKLTEVEVADKLHEFRSKQAGFIDTSFDTISGSGANGAIIHYRAEPGNCSVVDAEKLFLLDSGAQYIDGTTDITRTVHFGEPTPRQKECFTRVLQGHIALDQAVFPENTPGFVLDPFARSSLWKIGLDYRHGTGHGVGAALNVHEGPQSISYRYGNLTSLQKGMIVSNEPGYYEDHAFGIRIENLLCVVEAETPNNFGGLVYLGFEKLTFVPIQTKMIDLSLLSTAEVNWVNDYHAQVWEKVSSLLDGSARQWLWDNTRPVQKQ